Genomic DNA from Oncorhynchus tshawytscha isolate Ot180627B linkage group LG04, Otsh_v2.0, whole genome shotgun sequence:
GCAGACCTCTTCTAAATAACGTGCTGAGCGCCGGCTCATTCCATCCACTGGAAGCTGCTACTGTCCAGAAGGTAAGCGCATACTCAGCAGCCGTCTGATACCCCCGCTGGAGCTGAAGCAGAcgctcacctccctctctgccctccgcaGGATGATCAAAAATGAATttaaacagagccatgaacccctcATACGACTcaagctcctcctctcctctcatcaaccctgttatggtcaaccatgTGACTTTATTTGGAACTTAAAAGGCACTGCTATCCCCATAGCTTAAGACTGCTATCTTAGTTGACCTTTGTAATTTATTCATATTTTTGCCTCTTTGCAAAAATAATATGCACATATTATACTGAGtctacacacacccactcacatacaatcatcatatacgctgctgctactctgtttatgatATATCCTGATGCCAAGTCACCCTACCCCTATATATATATCGATCcaatatccctgcacattgtaaatatggtgctggaactgaccctgtatatagtatgtttacttACTTTatcgtgttcttcttatttctataACTTGTGCGTTTTTGTTGTACCTTGTTATTTTTccattacattgttattgaaaaCTGCATTGTTTGGGTTAGAGCTGGCAAAAAAAGCATTTCACtctacttgtgcatgtgacattaaaacttaaaTTATTATAGTTTCTTTTTTAACCTATTTTTTATcaagttgaacatgtgcttttTTAAGACAGAATGTCAAAATTTAGGTGAAATCAAACGTTTTTTGGGGACTAAGTTACACTTTTAAAAAGGCACCGAATAAGTGGAATGACCCAACTGCTGTGAAATGCCAATTAGAACTCGATATAGACCTCCACCACAATAAACCCAGCCGTTGAACTCACTGTTTTTCTGCCATACTTATCGGATATGTTCCCCCAAATGGAAGAGCTGATCATCATTCCAATGAACACCGCCTGGAGTTAAAAAAACAGAGGAAATGGATATCACATAGGTAGAGGCCTTGTCAGTAATGACATGTGACAGTGTAAGACTGCATTAACATCAACAGCTACTGCTATTACActcatcactaccactactagtccatACAATCAGCACCACCTTCTCAACAACTCATTGTTATTATTGATTAATGTACTGCATTGTTGAGGGAGCTAGCACATAAGCATAGCACTGCACCTTTTATACCTGTTGTAAACTGTGTATGTGACgaaaacatttcatttgattttaacTACCGTTAGCCCACCAATCCAGTCATCATTTAGTGTTACTGGTAATCAATGTAAGAATGAGACCGGCATTACCGAGGTGAGTAGCGCCACCCACAGGCTTGGAAGCCTCCATTCACAGTGAAGCTGTGGTGCCAGGATGCTTAGAATCATCATCTCCATAGCATCAGCCATCTGAACAAACAGTGGCCATAAGGACCGGTGGGACAGGAAACAATGAAGACACAGTGAATTGCGCTCATATACATTATACTCACGTGTACAGGTTTGAAATACAGCACATACACAACATGTTATGAAACTGTTATGTTTTACTCTcagactgtcacgttctgacctttatttcctttgttttgtatttatttagtatggtcagggcatgagttgggtgggcagtctaggtttgtttttctaggttttgagtatttctatgtttcggcatagtatggttctcaatcagaggcaggtgtcattagttgtctctgattgagaatcatacttaggtagcctgggtttcactgcgaaaagaggaatggacatgggaggatggtTTGGACGGCAAGaatatggactatactacttgggaggaaatagacaggtgggcggtcgacccagggagagtgccggagcccgcctgggattcgatggagcagtgcgcggaaggttacaggagaatgaggttggcgaagcatgcacggcggcgcggacggaagcccgcgagtcagccccaaaaatgtattggggggggcacagggggagtgtggcagagtcaggagtcagacctgagccaaatccccccgtttatcgtgaggagccaagaaggagctcagaaccagagctggtgttggaggtgagcgaagcagagactatgaaggagttaatggggaaattggaggagagagatatgagggtgTTGCTggtttggtgcatgaggcacgacattcgcccgacggagcgtgtcagggatttaatggcacctgggtcagctctccatactcaacctgaggtgcgtgctaggggtctggtgaagactgtgccagcctcacgcaccaggcctcctgtgcatctccctagccttgcacgtcctgtgccatctcagcactacagtgctcctagcagtgctaaccgtggtgggcgtggtgctggtcaggcaccgtgttatgcggtggttcgcacggtgtccccagtacgcgtgcttagcccggtgcgctacatcccagcttcccacatctgccgagctagggtgaagatccagccagggcggttggtgccaaccctgctctcaagatctccagtacgccttcacggtccggtccatccagtgccacctccacacatcagccctccggtggcagctccccgcaccaggcttcctgtgcgtgtcctcggcccagtatcaccagtgccagcaccacgcatcaggcctacagtgcgtcccgcctgtccagcgctgccggggccttcctcctctccagcgctgccggagtctcccgcctctccggcgccgctagagccttcctcctctccagcgcagccggagtctcccgcctgttcgacgctaccagagctcccgcccctcagcccagaggcgccagagcccctcagcccagaggcgccagagcccctcagcccagaggctcCAGAGCCCCTCATCCCAGAGGCgacagagcccctctgtcccgagcagctgcacctctgtcccgagctgcccctctgtccagtggggtcattgagaggggttgccatggttagagagccacggaggcggacaatgaggcggactaagacaatggtgaagtggggtctgcgtcccgcgccagagccgccactgcggacagacgcccacccagaccctcccctataggtcaaggttttgcggccggagtccgcacctttgggggggggtactgtcacgttctgacctttatttcctttgttttgtattaatttagtatggtcagggcgtgagttgggtgggcagtctaggtttgtttttctaggttttgggtatttctatgtttcggcctagtatgattctcaatcagaggcaggtgtcattagttgtctctgattgagaatcatacttaggtagcctgggtttcactgtgtgtttgggggtgattGTTCctttctctgtgtttgcaccagataggactgtttaggttgtcgcacatttattgttttgttagttatttcatgtctagttcctttattaaagaacatgaataaccaccacgctgcattttggtccgcttctccttcaccacaggaaaacccttacaaagACTGTCTTAAGCATGGCTGCTCACCCAGGACAGACCAGTGAGGATGGAGAGTTTCCACTGGAACTTCCCAAAACCAATGGCCTCCACAGCATCCTCCACCATGAAAGTGTCTGAGGAGAATAAGAGGTTTAACCAATTAACAATACATTTTATACCAACTCAAGTAGGAAATTACATAAGATACAGATGATGAGTTGCAAGTATGGATTGCAAGTTACTATGATAAATGTGTACGCAATGAGTAACTGTAGTCAATCTCATTAAAGAGAAAGGCCATTATAAGATCCCAGTGGTCCCCTGAGTGGgtaggtggaaggagagagggggaagttaTAATCTCtaccagcacagccagaagaggactggccacccctcatagcctggttcctctctaggtttcttcctaggttttggcctttctaggaagttcttcctagccaccgtgcttctacacctgcattgcttgctgtttggggttttaggctgggtttctgtacagcactttgaaatatcagctgatgtaagaagggctatataaataaatctgatttgatttggaagACAATTTTATGCATATGGAAGTTATTTTGAATTTGGAtgggacagtcagagtgatggcTAAGGAGGGACCCAGTCATACCATCAGTTGGGTTGGCAAACTCCCGGGGTACTAGTGCGCCATCGTGAAGTGCCACAGACTCCATGTAAGCCTGCCTCCCATCGATCTGGACTTCCTGGTCTCTCCCCAAGCAGTCATCCTCAGAGCGTGTGCTCTCACCCGTGCGACGGAACTTGACCACGCTGCAATAGAGAAAGCCAGGAAGATCAACTTGGATCAGTTTGCCAGCCTACTGTAAAGAAGTTTGTGCCAACACAGATGAATGCAGTTGAGAATGAGAGGCTGTTGCCTAGGTGATATGAGCTGTTCCTCCCAGGCAAACAGAGGTAAGTTATGCACTGCTGTTCACAACTGACAAACTTGTGTGCCATCTAATAATTGTGTGTAGACCACAAATAGATTTGATGTTAAGAAAAATAAAATTCTCAAATTTAGACAATACCTTAAACACCTGTATGTTATCTGTACATCAAGCTTATAAACTCCACATTTTGTAAGATGACAGACTGCTGATAGAGGGTGGAACACTGTAAAAGGAACATGGAGGCAGCCCAGTGATGTCTTAATCACAGTGATTACTACACAGATTTGCCAAGGGCAGAAGAAATACAGCTGATCGCCCAGTGAGGAGCCTAGAAATCAACATGCCTTGCTTACTGTGGTTCTGTTTCTTTCAGTTCTGTACAGAACAATCCCACATTTATCCCATATAGACTTGGAGAAGGGCATTGCTCAATGGACAGATTCTGTAAACCGTTGTGTTGATGGCGTTACACTTTCTGCAAGAAAGTTGCAATGAGGCCTAATTGCCTCAACCATCATAATAGCATAAAATCTATGGATCCTGTTTGGAAATATTATTTTGAGGTTCAAACTGGGGAGAAAGACAGTTTGCTGCCACAGTCACATTGCACAATTTCAGTTCTACAATTTTTAGGTAGTAACTGGGCCTACTGCCAAGTCACTGCTTTACTGGCATAGGAACAATTGTAAAGAGAATGTTGTGCCTTTTTTTATTACACATAAAAAGGAGAGTCTCAATAGAAACATAGTTGGAAATTGATGGTGATAGCCAGGTGTGGACAACTCTGGTCGACCAGCTTCAGTGAAAAGGGTGTATTTTTGTCAATAAACATAAATGAACGTAATAGATTTTCATGCGCAATAGATACAATTGTAGTATGAATATTCTAAAACCATTCCAAATCATGGTTATATTTGCTGCTACTAAATAATTAGTAATAGGCTGACACATACATCTGTTACCTACAGTATGCCTACAGTAATTGTTAGGCTAAATGTGTGGCCATTGCTAGCATAAATATTTGTAATAAAATGAAAATAGGCTATATGTTGTGTAACATATTAGATGTTAACCACCCCATTCTAACAAATTGGTGCAACTCATGCATGACCAAAACAAAGGCATGACGAATGATGTTGGCAAGGCAGTAGCTGCATATACAGTAGGCAATGATGTGAATGAACCCCCTGTGAAATATGCACACTGTCACTaccagtaaaaaataaatacaaatactagcCGACATTGTTGTAGCACCCATATGAGCATTTGGGTCAGGGTTACTGTTTACCGGTCATTGATGCTTTGCTTTCAAACAAAACGCCCGTCAGTTCCTCGACATGCCACATTGTATTCTTGTAGAGTACTCTGACTAGCACAAAATAGGAATACAATGTTGCACATATTATTATGTCAAGAGATCATTGTCACCCAACAGCTGCAATTCAAGCAATCACGAAAGAAAAGCTGTGGGCGAAGGGTCGGTTTAACAAAATGACCCAGTTACGATCAAATGAGAAATTAATAAGTTTTTGTGTATATACACTCACGGGAGTTGTCTTAACTGGAACAAATCATCGTCCATTTTGGTGGTGTTTATTGGGTTCCACAGTGAAATGTCTCATTGCCATTACATCGTTATCATAGCAAGTCAAGATTTCAGCACCACAAGCTTGCGGAGAGCCACCCGTTCTGGTTCTCAGCGGAGAGCCAATGAGGGACCGGATATTCAGAATTATGTATATCATTGGATATTCACTATTTCAGCTTCCTGTGTCGTGTCACAAGCAGTGTGCCAGCCAAAACGTACTGTGAAGTGATGGCGGCAGGGTCACTCGTGTGGGCCAGGAACAATGACGTATAGAAACCGTAGACAGCTGACACTTTATGTCTTGGCCAATAAGAGCCTTTAAGCCACCGGGGCGGAATTATCATACTCATCCTTTCGGGTCTTTGATTAATAATGGCAATGAATCACGGAAAAACAATATAGGCCGAACACATTAAAATAGCCAACCTGTCAACAACGCCACAATTTGCGAAATAGGGATACAGCCAGCACCAATGCAAGCCTGGGATGTGGGATGAAATTtcatatttaagtatcaaaattaTTTGGGGAGAACATTTACTTTTTGGTCTATTTTGAAAAACATGCTGCTCAAGACAACTTGTGGTACTATGTAACCATAGCAACGCATGTAAGCAAATGTCAGGGTATGCTAGCTAGTTTACAAAACGATAGACCATTGTTGATGTTATTAAGCATGGATTAAATGGTGATACATGTGAACAATTTAACTGTTGTTCGTATAGATGTTCTAATTGTCATTTCACAACTGTTGAACAAATATTGAGCTTTGACAATGAATGTAGTTAACGTTAGCTGCCAGCCTAGTAAATTGGGCGTTCACTCACTGCTTATCAATGACGTAGCGAAAAACGGAGCAATCAAGAGTGTGCTACGAAATGAATGTTAAAACGTAGTTTTCTCTGACCTTGGTCATTATAAATGACATATAATTAATAATTACATTGTTCTCTACAATATTATAACCTTAATATACTTGTACTTGACAGTGTTGATGAAATAAGAACTAGTACAATAAGAACTGTTGGAGGACCAACATGCATCTTTTTTtgagaaaataaagaaaacaaaggtttcataatgtatttttttgctAAGTACTTTCTGAATTTCAAAGTAATCCGAGAAGTagtcatctagtttttcaaaagtatctgtaatttgCACGCCGTTTGGTAAGACGCAGACCCGGAGGGGAGCGCGAGACTGAGGAGACCCTGTCTGTCCTTCTGAGTTTTGAAGTAGAGTGTTTGCTTCCGAAACAGGACCCGCCAAGCcagccgcgcttcttaacacccgcctgcttaacccggaagctagctgcaccaatgtgtcggaggaaacaccgttcaactgatgactgaagtcagcctgcaggcgccagGCCCACCACaatgagtcgctagagcgcgatgagccaagcaAAGCCccctcggccaaaccctcccctaacccagacgacgctgggccgattgtgcgccGCCCATGGTACTCACGGTCACATCCGGCATTGACACagcctgggttcgatcccaggctgtagtgatgccgcaacactgccttagaccactgcgccactcaggaggccccacatgcaacttttttcaataTTAAATTGAATGTTATTGAGAAAATAAACGTttcataatgtatttttttgctAATGTCCTTTCTGAATTTCAAAGTAATCTGAGAAgaaatcatctagtttttcaaaaataTCTGTATTTTCAGTTTACATGTAATCAATTACACCACAACCCTGTTTGTGGTTGACTCCTAAGAGTATGGGGCTACTTTGATTTGCAAACTATGTCAAGGTAAATGTGTCCTTTGCCAAGACCtttccacttttctctctgtcttttcagcCTGTGAATGCCAGTGCAGCAAGCTGGTACAACCAGGCAAATTAACTGGGGGGGGGGTGGTGTTTAGGACTTCGGTCAAATGCTAAACAAGGAGCTAAACTAATGAAATCCTAACACATTCAATGTGTTGCTCACATGCAAAATAACCTAGAACTGAAATAATATGTCTTAATTGTATTCTTACTGATATTTAAAATATTGAATGAATTGAAACACTTGAGTATGCTTCCTTTGTGCCAAGGTGTATTTTGGTTTGAGCAATGGTAAATGCATGTTACCTATTGTTCATGGATACACATTAATATTTGTACAATTTAAGATGAAGCAAAGCAAAAGTGCTGTAGGAAATGAATAATAGTAACTGTTTCAGCCTTGAATCAAACTAATTTAAAACCATCTGAACGTGCAACGTTTAGGATTTTCATCAGACCGTGAAACATTGTGTATATTGCTGACAAGGCCGGCCTGTAGTTTCCTCATGTGGACCGCCTTGTCTCAGTTTGAGTCAACTCAACTGTAAATGTTACTGCTCTGTCTCTATCATGTCAAATAAGAGAGCAATAGCACAACAGACAGGAAACTGACCAGTACCTTATGTTGCTTTGTCTTTTCTTTTGAGTTGGAGCCATGACAATGATGGTTGACAGTTTTAGTTTTATACATGTTTATTACTTGATAACAATCTCATTAATATACGCCTATATCACCCCTGCCTAATTTAAAGTTTACAATTGAATACAAATGTAGAACAATTCACATTTTTGTTCAAGATTGATTACTTTTTCTCTATAGACATGGAATGCATAATAAGTTAAGGGCTTCATGTGACAGGTGGTTTCAGGTCAATACTGGGTTTCTTCAGCCTCCCCTTAGACGGAGTGTCAGATAGATGGTGCTTTGATTTCTGATGTTGTAGTTCTCCAGCCTCTGGCCATCCTCGAGCTGCCTCCCCTCATGAATCAGCCTCTGTTGGTTGGCAGGGACTGCCTCCTTGTTTTGTACCTTGGCTTTGAACTGGGTTACAGTCTCACCAGGCACCACATcatatgtgtgtgtctggcccTTTCGTTTTTCAGGAACACCTGGATAGGAGCGGGCTCCGTAATCAGCACCATCACTTTAGATCCTGAATGCAGGCCATAGTCGCTCAAAGTTTTTGAATCATCGCTGAGACTGATGTTGTTCCCATTGACGCCTAACAGCCTCTGCTTTGTTGTGGCCACTTCAAAGTGTTGTTGAATCAAACTCTTGAGAGACCCCACGGTGGTGTGTGGCGGAACTGTCAGGGGAAGTGAGTTCCCGTTCAAAAGCGTTATAGTGAGTTCCATGATAGATATCTGAAAGAGGATTTCATGTATTATTTATTTGGCCTTACATTAGCATAGCTCAATTGAATGTTTTGAATGAATTAGTTTAGTAACACTTTACTTAAAGCCTACAGGTGTAATGCTTTATAACTTGTTAAAAGCATGTATGATCCTTATAATAAGGCTAACAATATGTAATGTTTTGTCTCTATCCAACATTTCAGCTGACTCAAATGGCTGGTATATAATGACAATCATTATGAGATGATTGAAAGACATAAGGGAGTCGTACACACTCATTACAAGTTATACTGTACAATGCATTACAACTTTTATATTTACCTACAGGCTTTAACATTACCATTTATTCAGCCCATTGTAATAACTAACACATTCTAAGATAATTTGCTTGATATGCTGTTAAGCTTTTTTTCTCCAGTACATTTCTGTAAAATAGGCCTGTTGTAGCTTAATAATGGAAAATGACTTACATGTTCAGTGGATATTGTTGTTAAGTTGTTGTTGTGAAGTCTTGCAAATTTGTTTTAAGAAATATTGTTAGTAAATCCGTATGCTGACAATTGAAACTTGTCCGATGAAAGATGGTGATAGCTCTGTCAGTGTACATCTGAGCAGTCTATGTATATAGCATCTGATCTGCCCCGCGCCTCAAATTGAGATTCGTTTTTCCCTCTCTGCCGCGCCGCTTTCGGTTTCTATTATAAAATAATGGTGTAGTCTGCTGCTGTTTGCAGAAAGTTGAGTGCAATAAATTGTTTCTTTGATATTGCCCAATGGCAACTTGTCCCCATTCAAAGTATGCCCAATATTGATTTAATTGATGCACATCACACTGAAATTCACAAAGATCACTCTAGCTCGGGGGTCAAATATTCGGACCGCGAGGGGTTCCAATCCTGCCCGCCGGTGACTAAAAATTAAACTGcagtttcttgactgtgtccagctctcTAATAATCACTAGAGAGCCGGGGAGCATCGACAATTCATAATTTTGAGGcaaggaaatatatatttttttgatgtCAGTGCCGCTCTCCAGACGTCGTTGAACACCGAATGCGGTCTTCGGGgtaaaatgagtttgacacccctgctctagacCATTCCATATAATTCATTTTTCTAAATCGGGGTAGGCAACTATATAGATGCAGCCGCCTGACGATTTTTGTCGGAGGGGATGATCCAGATGTCagaacataattataataatttgtacactacaaattgaccacaactaagccaaAAATTAGATTGTatttacaaatacaaataatttcATACTTTGATTACATTGAAACACGATCACATCTAGTTTTCTATTCGTGGGAGTACTTGGTGAACAGATTTCTGCATAATTCCTGATGATTGTAGTCTTATTTTGACCTAAACCTTTGGGGAGCCAAAAACATATATAGTGGCCCGGTTTGGCCCACAGTCCGCCTTTTTCCGAACCCTGTTCTAGATCATTCCCTATCATTGAACCAGGTTCTAGATTATTCCCTATCATTCTATATAATTCCCTATTTTTCAACACAGATATGTCAAACaccagaaaggaaagagaaaccTAATGTCATTATCAATGAAACCCAACCTCGTTGGGAAAACCCAGGTCCAGATGATACTGGCAATGATGAGGAATTACAGGTATTTTGTGATATGTCAGACATATACCTTTGTGAATGCAGAGGTAATTTTAACAGCaatacaaataaaatactatatactataccctGCCTCATCCTCCCCAAAATGATGTCAACACATGTTTATATTGTCAGTAGTTGAATCATGTCATTCAGACTACACATCTTAGTCAGACTGTACCCAACGTTATTCACCCGTATGTTCTCTAGTACAAACAGTAACCAGTGGATGTAGAGTAACTTCTATATTCTCCAGTAACTTATGTTCTCCTCTTTCATTTCTGCCTCTAGGGATATTTCCAGGGGTCAATGACCTCTGTGCATTTGACTGATGTAATTCTAATGAGTCAGAACTGATGTCTGCCATGTCAGCTGAGGTCAGTGGTGTTAAAAGCAGTTCAATCAGGTGTAGACTTCTGAGAAGTATAGGTGTTTAGAGTTTGTTGTTGTTTCCTGTGCCAACCCATGAAGCTTAGCCTATTCTCTCACTAAGTATGTGAGGACACCTTTCACCGCTGATGTCCTGTTAGTAAAATACAAAGTCATTTTACATTACAGATGTGCCTTGAGGCAGAATTATTGATCATTCTAATTTCTGTCATAAGCAATGAGAGCAGAGAACACTTAGGTGTTTATATTTTTAGCCATATGACTTAGCAGCAATTACAGTCATGGCGTAAGACGTTCTAATTTAACTAAGATGTCAGATTGGGAAGGTATACCAAAGAAATGGTATGCATATTTACACTACAACAGTGATTCTCAACTAGGGAGCCTCAGGGGGTCTCAGAGACATTTCAATGGGCCTGGGGTGGACAACAATTTTCAGGCGGACGCTGTTTGCATGACAGGCCTCAAGAAACaaaaactaaaaacaaacaaaccaaaatatcTCAGGTTTTAGTTTGGTACTGTTTCAAATACAAAACATGACATGCAGCCGGTAGATGATGGGGGCAGTGTTTTGGAAACGGATGTAACCTTTGAGACTGACGAGAGCTGTGGCCTGCTTTTCTTTCCGGAGCAGAGAGCAGCTGAAAGCAGTGATAACATGGGTAGTGTTGAGGTGGATCGACTGAAGTTGAGGATCCCTGGTGTCTGTGATGCATGCCGTTTGGTAAGACGCAGACCCGGAGGGGAGCGCGAGACTGAGGAGACCCTGTCTGTCCTTCTGAGTTTTGATGTAGAGTGTTTgcttccgaaacatgacccgccaagccgtgcttcttaacacctgcctgcttaacccggaagccagctgcaccaatgtgtcggaggaaacaccgttcaactgatgactgaagtcagcctgcaggcgacAGGCCCATCACaatgagtcgctagagcgcgatgagccaagcaAAGCCccctcggccaaaccctcccctaacccgaatgacgctgggccgattgtgcgccGCCCATGGTACTCATGGTCACATCCGGCATTGACACAgcctgggttcaatcccaggctgtagtgacgccgcaacactgtgatgcagtgccttagaccactgcgccactcaggaggccccacATGCACCTTTTTTCAATATTAAATTGAATGTTATTGAGAAAATAAAGGTttcataatgtatttttttgctAATGTTCTTTCTGAATTTCAAAGTAATCTGAAAAGAAatatctagtttttcaaaagtatctgtatttTCAGTTTACATGACCCCAACCCTGTTTGTGGTTGACTCGTAAGAATATGGGGCTACTTTGATTTGCAAACTATGCCAAGGTAAATGTGTCCTTTGCCAAGACCtttccacttttctctctgtcttttcagcCAATCAGCCTCTGCTCTGAGAAGCCCCCTTGTCTTTCCTGACAACAGTTGCTTTTATCATAGTTACATTGTTTGAATTCACTTAAAGAAAACTTTCTTCAACTCTGACCACCACCATGACAACAAATAAACTGTCTACGTGTTTTTCAGTGGCATTCTCTCGGCCTTGGGAAGTCTTctatcaacacaacatggcagcagcacaatatgGTAGTAGCACAAAagatggtacaaacattattgggcacagacagctATTGTCATGCCGGTACATTCATTTGAATCCATTCTAATGCTGTTTTAGGGTAAGAGGGGGGCAGACTCCAGAGAAAGGTGAATAGTAGTTATTGGCCTGCCTTGAAGATGAACTGGAAAGTGTGGACCCCCTTCCAGTTCATCAACATCAACTATGTGCCTGTACAGGTGAGCAGTTCTCATTGGCTTTTCTTTTAAGGATGCATACATTTGGAATATACCGTGGTGCTCTGTTGCCaatctgtgtttttgtgttttcagTTTCGAGTGCTGTTTACCAAATTGGTGGCATTATTTTGGAATGCTTAGCTTGCATCTGTAAGGAAGTGAAGCCTCCCAAGATCTTCTCCCAAATGACTGAATGAAGAGGGCACCGTGTGTGTGCCTCAGGAGTTACATAATGTTACAAGGGCTGGCCTGTGAATGCCAGTGCAGCAAGCTGGTACAACCAGGCAAATTAACTGGGGGGTGTTTAGGACTTTGGTCAAATGCTAAACAAGGAGCTAAACTAATGAAATCCAGGCAAATTAACTGGGGGGGGGTGTTTAGGACTTTGGTCAAATGCTAAACAAGGAGCTAAACTAATGAAATCATAACACATTCAATGTGTTGCTCACATGCAAAATAACTTATAACTGAAATAATATGTCTTAATTGTATTCTTACTGATATTTAAAATATTGAATGAATTGAAACACTTGAGTATGCTTCCTTTGTGCCAAGGTGTATTTTGGTTTGAGCAATGGTAAACACATGTTACCTATTCTTCATAGATACACATTAATATTTGTACAATTTAAGATGAAGCAAAGCAAAAGTGCTGTAGGAAATGAATAATAGTAACTGTTTCGGCCTTGAATTAAACTCCTTTAAAACTATCTGAACGTGCAACGTTTAGGATTTTCATCAGACCGT
This window encodes:
- the LOC112248543 gene encoding LOW QUALITY PROTEIN: polyubiquitin (The sequence of the model RefSeq protein was modified relative to this genomic sequence to represent the inferred CDS: inserted 1 base in 1 codon), producing MELTITLLNGNSLPLTVPPHTTVGSLKSLIQQHFEVATTKQRLLGVNGNNISLSDDSKTLSDYGLHSGSKVMVLITEPAPIQVFLKNXKGQTHTYDVVPGETVTQFKAKVQNKEAVPANQQRLIHEGRQLEDGQRLENYNIRNQSTIYLTLRLRGG